ATAGCGTCACCGGGGTCGAGGTACACGACGTCCGCTTCCCCACTTCGGAGCAGCTGGACGGCTCGGACGCGATGAATCCCGACCCCGACTACTCCGCCGCCTACGTCGTCCTGCGCACCGACGCGCCCGACGGGCACGAGGGACACGGCTTCTGCTTCACCATCGGCAGGGGCAACGACGTGGTCGTCGGCGCCATCGAGGCGCTGCGCCCCTACGTCGAGGGCCGCCCGCTGGAGGCCGTCACCGGCGATCTGGGCGGGCTGCACCGGGAGTTGACCCACGACTCGCAGCTTCGCTGGCTCGGGCCCGAGAAGGGCGTGATGCACATGGCCGCCGGTGCTGTCGTCAACGCGGCCTGGGACCTTGCGGCCAAGCGGGCCGGGCAGCCCCTGTGGGCGTATCTGGCCTCGCTCAGCCCCGAGGAACTCGTCGCGCTCGTCGACTTCCGCCATCTGACCGACGCCCTCACCCCCGAAGAGGCGCTCGCCATCCTGCGCGCCGCCGAGCCGGGCCGCGCCGAGCGCGCCGAGCGGCTGCGCGCCCACGGATTCCCGGCCTACACCACCTCGCCCGGCTGGCTCGGATACTCGGACGAGAAGCTCGTCAAGCTCTCCCACCAGGCCGTCGCGGACGGCTTCACCCAGATCAAGCTGAAGGTCGGCGGCGACCTCGACCAGGACCGCCACCGCCTGCGGCTCGCCCGGGAGGCCGTGGGGCCCGGGGTGCGCATCGCCGTGGACGCCAACCAGCGCTGGGAGCGGGACGAGGCGGTGCGCTGGATGAGGGCGCTGGCCGAGTTCGACCCGTACTGGATCGAGGAGCCCACCAGCCCCGACGACATCCTCGGCCACGCCGAGGTACGGGCCCGCCAGCCGGTCAAGGTCGCCACCGGCGAACACGTCGCCAACCGCATCGTGTTCAAACAGCTCCTCCAGGCGGAGGCGGTGGACTTCGTCCAGATCGACGCCGCGCGGGTCGCCGGGGTCAACGAGAACCTCGCCGTCTTGCTGCTCGCCGCGAAGTTCGGCGTCCCTGTCTGCCCGCACGCGGGCGGTGTCGGGCTGTGCGAACTGGTGCAGCACCTGTCGATGTTCGACTACGTGGCGGTCTCCTGCACCCAGGAGGACCGCGTCATCGAGTACGTCGACCACCTGCACGAGCACTTCACCGACCCGGCGGTCGTCCGTGACGGGCACTACCTGACCCCCACGGCCCCCGGATTCTCCGCCCGGATGAAGACCGAGTCGCTGACCGCCCACCGCTACCCGGACGGGGCCGTCTGGCGTGCGCGCGGAGCCACCCCGCACCCGCGGCGGCATCAGGCCCAGCCGCGCCAGGGCCAGGACGGCCAGGACGCACAGGAGGGCCGCTGATGAGCCGGCTTCCGCACACCGCACGCGACTTCGAGGGCGTCCCCGCGCTCGTCACCGGGGGAGCCTCCGGCATCGGGGCCGCCGTCGCGGCGCTGCTGATGGAACGGGGCGCGCGGGTGGCCGTACTCGACCGGGACACCGAAGGAGCACTCGAGGGCGTGCTCGCGCTGGAGGCGGACGTCGCCGACGACGCGGCGGTGCGGGCCGCCGTCGACCGCGCGGCGGACGAACTGGGCGGGCTCCAGGCCGTGATCGGCAACGCGGGTATAGGCGCCGCCGGCACCGTGGAGGACAACGACGACGCCGAGTGGCAGCGCGTCCTCGACATCAACGTCCTCGGCCTCGTACGCACCGACCGCGCCGCGCTGCCCCATCTGCGCCGCACCGCCGCCGAGCGGCCCGGCGAGGTCTCCATCACCCACACCTGCTCCATCGCCGCGACGGCCGGGCTCCCACAGCGCGCCCTGTACTCGGCCAGCAAGGGCGCGGTCCTCTCCCTCACCCTCGCCATGGCGGCCGACCATGTGCGCGAGGGGATCCGGGTCAACTGCGTCAACCCCGGCACCGCCGACACCCCCTGGATCGGACGGCTGCTCGACGCGGCGCCGGACCCGGAGGCCGAGCGCGCCGCGCTGGAGGCCCGCCAGCCCACCGGGCGGCTGGTGCGGGCCGAGGAAGTGGCCGACGCCGTGGCTTATCTGGCCGGCCCGCGCGCCGCCGCGGTCACCGGCACGGCGCTCGCGGTGGACGGCGGCATGCAGGGGCTGAGGCTGCGCCCGCCGCAGCCCGCCGACTGACCCCGCGCGCCCAGGGCGCGTACCGACACCTCAGAGCCGAGACACACCACGAGGACAGGACGACCCCATGCGACTGCGCACTCTCCGCACCACCGGCGCCGCCTCCTGCGCGGTGCTCCTGGCGGTCACCGTGCTCGCGGGCTGCA
This sequence is a window from Streptomyces sp. NBC_01775. Protein-coding genes within it:
- a CDS encoding enolase C-terminal domain-like protein, with product MYSVTGVEVHDVRFPTSEQLDGSDAMNPDPDYSAAYVVLRTDAPDGHEGHGFCFTIGRGNDVVVGAIEALRPYVEGRPLEAVTGDLGGLHRELTHDSQLRWLGPEKGVMHMAAGAVVNAAWDLAAKRAGQPLWAYLASLSPEELVALVDFRHLTDALTPEEALAILRAAEPGRAERAERLRAHGFPAYTTSPGWLGYSDEKLVKLSHQAVADGFTQIKLKVGGDLDQDRHRLRLAREAVGPGVRIAVDANQRWERDEAVRWMRALAEFDPYWIEEPTSPDDILGHAEVRARQPVKVATGEHVANRIVFKQLLQAEAVDFVQIDAARVAGVNENLAVLLLAAKFGVPVCPHAGGVGLCELVQHLSMFDYVAVSCTQEDRVIEYVDHLHEHFTDPAVVRDGHYLTPTAPGFSARMKTESLTAHRYPDGAVWRARGATPHPRRHQAQPRQGQDGQDAQEGR
- a CDS encoding SDR family NAD(P)-dependent oxidoreductase gives rise to the protein MSRLPHTARDFEGVPALVTGGASGIGAAVAALLMERGARVAVLDRDTEGALEGVLALEADVADDAAVRAAVDRAADELGGLQAVIGNAGIGAAGTVEDNDDAEWQRVLDINVLGLVRTDRAALPHLRRTAAERPGEVSITHTCSIAATAGLPQRALYSASKGAVLSLTLAMAADHVREGIRVNCVNPGTADTPWIGRLLDAAPDPEAERAALEARQPTGRLVRAEEVADAVAYLAGPRAAAVTGTALAVDGGMQGLRLRPPQPAD